In Malus sylvestris chromosome 15, drMalSylv7.2, whole genome shotgun sequence, a single genomic region encodes these proteins:
- the LOC126602882 gene encoding uncharacterized protein LOC126602882, with product MGWTGVGAARPSASCVLIPLWIPPPSSFVKINVDASWFLSTHSGFAGVVIRDASGQFVAAERFALSTPSVAAAEATALLRGCELGSSLGLQLVIVESDSRESIDWLSGDVDVGSWEAYPVLTRVKMVSDAFQFCRWSWVPRSANGAADFLASRGFPEMGSRVWVDRPPSSLVFVLNKDGLPCPP from the coding sequence ATGGGGTGGACGGGTGTTGGTGCTGCTCGGCCCTCTGCCAGTTGTGTTCTGATTCCTCTATGgattcctcctccttcttctttcgtTAAAATTAATGTTGATGCTAGTTGGTTTCTTTCAACTCATTCGGGTTTTGCTGGAGTGGTCATTCGTGATGCTTCTGGTCAGTTTGTGGCTGCTGAGAGATTTGCCTTGTCTACACCTTCTGTAGCTGCGGCTGAAGCGACGGCTTTGCTGCGTGGCTGTGAGTTGGGGTCTTCGTTGGGCTTACAGTTGGTTATTGTGGAGTCGGATTCTCGGGAGTCCATTGATTGGCTCTCCGGAGATGTTGATGTTGGCAGTTGGGAAGCTTATCCTGTTCTGACGAGAGTTAAGATGGTGAGTGATGCTTTTCAGTTCTGTCGCTGGTCTTGGGTGCCAAGATCAGCCAATGGAGCCGCTGACTTCCTTGCGTCGCGGGGTTTTCCGGAGATGGGTTCTCGGGTTTGGGTTGACAGGCCCCCATCTTCTTTGGTCTTCGTTTTGAATAAGGATGGTCTTCCTTGCCCtccttaa